In Prunus dulcis chromosome 1, ALMONDv2, whole genome shotgun sequence, the following are encoded in one genomic region:
- the LOC117614470 gene encoding uncharacterized protein LOC117614470, protein MSSLCCLGLAPQWREKSVRFLLCLHSKRRACSSGSFVPRITSSSTNDDSVSAPKATQLGYDPSEDLFGLEANLKPRNATLGARKPRSWFGPNGQYIRELPCPSCRGRGYTPCSECGIERSRSDCSQCVGKGIMTCRQCSGDCVIWEESIDERPWEKARSISPLKMKEDDEVDNLDIKLDVKKKSKRVYQSPPPEVGLKISRSLRSLNAKTGLFSKRMKIIHRDPMLHAQRVAAIKKAKGTAAARKRASEALKVFFSDPENRRKRSIAMKGVKFYCRHCGREGHRRHYCPELKSSLINRQFVCGVCGEKGHNRRTCPKSRLGSHKCAVRRHHHCKICGQRGHNSRTCPKLIGVKSSVDIKKGFHSSGRRGAYKCKLCQQNGHNSRTCPNKIVSS, encoded by the exons ATGTCGTCGCTGTGCTGCTTAGGACTTGCTCCGCAATGGAGGGAGAAGAGCGTGCGCTTCTTGCTCTGCCTTCACTCAAAGAGAAGGGCTTGTAGTAGCGGCAGCTTCGTGCCCAGAATCACTTCCTCTTCAACCAACGACGACTCTGTTTCAGCTCCCAAAGCAACACAg TTGGGTTATGATCCTTCTGAGGACTTGTTCGGGCTCGAGGCCAATCTAAAGCCAAG GAATGCTACTTTGGGTGCACGCAAACCAAGATCCTGGTTCGGTCCAAATGGGCAGTATATCAGAGAGCTACCTTGCCCAAGTTGCCGAGGGAGGGGCTATACTCCCTGTTCAGAATGTGGTATAGAAAGGTCCAGATCAGATTGTTCACAGTGTGTTGGGAAG GGCATAATGACTTGTCGTCAGTGCTCGGGAGATTGTGTCATATGGGAAGAGTCAATTGATGAACGACCATGGGAGAAAGCCCGCTCAAT TTCTCCTCTCAAAATGaaggaagatgatgaagtTGACAATTTAGACATAAAGCTGGATGtgaagaaaaaatcaaagcGAGTATACCAGTCACCACCTCCTGAAGTCGGACTGAAGATCAGCCGGTCTCTAAGA AGTTTGAATGCCAAAACTGGTCTATTTAGTAAGCGAATGAAAATCATCCATCGTGATCCCATGCTTCATGCTCAAAGAGTGGCTGCAATTAAG AAAGCCAAGGGAACTGCTGCAGCAAGAAAGCGTGCTTCTGAAGCTTTAAAAGTTTTCTTTAGTGACCCAGAAAACCGTCGCAAAAGGAGCATTGCAATGAAGG GAGTGAAATTTTATTGCAGACACTGTGGCCGTGAGGGGCATAGGAGACACTACTGTCCAGAACTGAAAAGTAGTTTGATAAATAGGCAGTTCGTGTGTGGCGTTTGTGGGGAAAAAGGCCATAACAGAAGAACCTGTCCAAAGTCAAGGTTGGGCAGCCACAAATGCGCAGTTAGAAGACACCACCATTGCAAGATATGTGGTCAAAGAGGCCATAATAGCAGGACATGCCCTAAACTGATAGGGGTAAAGTCTAGTGTTGATATAAAGAAAGGCTTTCACAGTTCTGGTCGCAGAGGAGCATACAAGTGCAAGTTGTGCCAACAAAATGGGCATAATAGTAGGACATGTCCTAATAAAATTGTATCTTCTTGA
- the LOC117614471 gene encoding single-stranded DNA-binding protein WHY1, chloroplastic-like yields the protein MLRLHSLSSPAVAAQNPKQCLASELSSRARVFSTNSFGFAPSLSWSRKRLSLKCRQSEYFDQQRASTASAPNKPSPPAPQTPAGGTGLPPRFFVGHSIYKGKAALTVEPKAPEFTALDSGAFKLSREGFVLLQFAPAAGVRVYDWSRKQVFSLSVTEIGSLVCLGSKESIEFFHDPFKGKSDEGKVRKVLKVEPLPDGSGHFFNLSVQNKLINLDESVYIPITRAEFAVLKSAFNFILPYILGWHAYANSIKPEDSSRMNNSSSRYGGDFEWSR from the exons ATGCTGAGACTACACTCGCTATCTTCACCGGCGGTGGCTGCACAAAACCCTAAACAGTGCCTTGCTTCGGAGCTCTCAAGCAGAGCTAGGGTTTTCAGCACCAACAGCTTTGGCTTTGCTCCGAGTTTGAGCTGGTCGAGGAAGAGGCTCTCCTTGAAATGTCGCCAGTCTGAGTACTTCGACCAGCAGAGGGCCAGTACCGCCTCTGCCCCTAACAAACCGTCTCCTCCTGCTCCACAAACTCCCGCAGGAG GAACTGGGTTGCCGCCTAGGTTTTTTGTGGGTCACTCAATATACAAAGGAAAGGCAGCTCTTACCGTAGAGCCCAAAGCTCCGGAGTTCACAGCTTTAGAT TCAGGGGCATTCAAACTCTCCAGGGAAGGCTTTGTTCTACTTCAGTTTGCTCCGGCAGCAGGTGTTCGTGTATATGATTGGAGCAGAAAGCAG GTATTCTCACTATCAGTGACAGAAATCGGAAGCCTGGTTTGCCTTGGCTCGAAGGAGTCCATTGAATTCTTCCATGATCCTTTTAAGGGGAAAAG tGACGAGGGCAAGGTCAGGAAGGTGTTGAAGGTGGAGCCTCTTCCGGATGGATCTGGCCATTTCTTTAACCTCA GTGTTCAGAACAAGCTTATCAACTTGGATGAGAGCGTTTATATTCCTATCACCAGAGCAGAGTTTGCAGTTCTCAAATCAGCTTTCAAT TTTATCCTGCCGTACATTTTAGGTTGGCATGCCTATGCAAACTCCATAAAACCAGAAGATTCGAGCCGTATGAATAACTCTAGTTCTAGATATGGAGGAGATTTTGAATGGAGCCGGTAG
- the LOC117615394 gene encoding WRKY transcription factor 72B-like, whose translation MEMPKRRSKAMENNNTEENSFLGNTPVEDKTKKSDDGHDEEGTSMEMEISKSSSSMDITIQGRHGWLAEPEQTNTSMPSSSAGKDRALIKHPQEKELQSAKAKMGEVKEENEKLKLLLSQIVRNYQSLQMHFLGLLQKDEEAKKSMDPSSSARDQSNEQDEEADELVSLSLGRSSSTDQPRKDEQMKKTSHFSKNGKGDDEEGLNGAGLALELGCRFEPAADQSTEVVMKNSSSDNSCGDPKEDDPTEIWPPSKTLRTTRSGDDEVSQQTHLKKARVSVRARCDAPTMHDGCQWRKYGQKIAKGNPCPRAYYRCTVSPSCPVRKQVQRCADDMSILITTYEGSHNHPLPMSATAMASTTSAAASMLQSHSSTSQQDHTAMAPISASTNLQGLNFSTSTLSQNSRLPQHFYFPNSSISTTNSHPTITLDLTAPSPSHFGRFPAAVFSSNPRYPSTRLNFSSSPSSSLDHNNNTLQLQAPWNNNHTAANYLNYGNRVLNQVGSTLNMGKQSIFQEPNNLYQSYIQNQKPPPPPLPPPPHQQLMLTETIASATKTITSNPKFQSALAAALTSFVGTNNGGSATTGVRENHHHHQHQSSTSTESASGLKLKWAESLTTNPIYPPSPNGIGCASSYLNKSS comes from the exons ATGGAAATGCCAAAGAGGCGTTCAAAAGCAATGGAGAACAATAATACTGAGGAAAATTCTTTCCTTGGAAATACACCAGTGGAAGACAAAACTAAGAAATCTGATGACGGTCATGATGAAGAGGGTACTTCCATGGAGATGGAAATAAGCAAG TCGTCCTCATCCATGGATATCACAATTCAGGGAAGACATGGGTGGCTGGCTGAACCAGAGCAAACAAACACTTCGATGCCGTCTTCTTCTGCTGGAAAAGATAGAGCCCTTATCAAGCACCCACAG GAGAAGGAGCTCCAATCAGCTAAAGCTAAAATGGGGGAggttaaagaagaaaatgaaaagttaaAGCTGTTACTATCGCAAATCGTGAGGAATTACCAGTCTCTTCAGATGCATTTTCTTGGTCTTCTtcaaaaagatgaagaagctaAGAAATCTATGGATCCTAGTAGTTCTGCTCGTGATCAGTCGAACGAACAAGACGAAGAAGCTGACGAACTTGTGTCCCTTAGCCTTGGAAGAAGCTCAAGCACTGATCAGCCCAGAAAGGATGAACAGATGAAAAAGACTAGCCATTTCAGTAAAAATGGGAAAGGTGACGATGAAGAAGGGCTCAACGGAGCTGGACTTGCACTGGAGTTGGGCTGCAGATTTGAGCCAGCTGCTGATCAATCAACTGAAGTTGTTATGAAGAATTCAAGCTCTGATAATAGCTGCGGAGACCCCAAGGAAGATGACCCGACTGAGATATGGCCACCTAGCAAGACTTTGAGGACAACAAGAAGTGGGGATGATGAGGTTTCACAACAAACCCATTTGAAGAAAGCTAGGGTTTCTGTCAGAGCTAGATGCGATGCTCCAACG ATGCATGATGGATGCCaatggagaaaatatggacaGAAAATAGCAAAAGGAAATCCATGCCCTCGAGCGTACTATCGCTGCACTGTCTCACCATCCTGCCCTGTCAGAAAACAG GTGCAAAGATGTGCTGATGACATGTCCATATTAATCACAACCTACGAAGGAAGCCACAACCATCCACTTCCTATGTCAGCCACAGCCATGGCCTCCACCACCTCCGCCGCGGCTTCCATGCTTCAGTCTCACTCCTCCACCTCCCAACAAGACCACACCGCCATGGCACCCATCTCTGCCTCCACCAACCTCCAAGGACTAAACTTCAGTACAAGTACTCTCTCCCAAAATTCAAGACTACCACAACACTTCTATTTCCCCAACAGTTCAATCTCAACCACAAATTCCCACCCAACCATCACTCTTGATCTCACTGCTCCTTCTCCCTCTCACTTTGGAAGATTTCCTGCAGCTGTCTTCTCTTCCAACCCAAGATATCCCTCCACACGTCTCAATTTTTCCTCATCTCCCTCCTCTTCTTTAGaccacaacaacaacacaTTGCAGTTGCAAGCACCTTGGAACAACAATCACACTGCAGCTAACTATTTGAACTATGGGAATAGAGTACTTAACCAAGTTGGGTCAACTCtaaacatgggaaagcaatCAATATTTCAAGAACCTAATAATTTGTACCAATCTTACATACAAAATCAGaagcctcctcctcctcctcttcctccccCTCCTCATCAGCAGTTGATGTTGACAGAGACAATAGCCTCTGCAACAAAAACAATCACatcaaaccctaaattccaATCAGCATTAGCAGCTGCACTCACATCATTTGTTGGTACTAATAATGGGGGTAGTGCTACTACTGGGGTCAGagaaaatcatcatcatcatcagcatcAAAGTAGCACTTCTACAGAAAGTGCATCTGGGCTGAAATTGAAGTGGGCTGAATCTTTGACAACCAATCCAATCTACCCACCAAGCCCAAATGGAATAGGGTGCGCATCAAGCTACTTGAACAAATCTTCGTGA